In Parasphingorhabdus halotolerans, a single window of DNA contains:
- a CDS encoding TonB-dependent receptor, whose translation MKQAGISAFNSSSRRSLAAVLLAGTAMTMAATPAFAQEAEADAPADDNVIIVSGIRGSLAKALDEKRNADSLVEVIQAEDIGKLPDQNLAEVLENITGVQITRTAGVGTGVQIRGTNDNRIEINGVGTVGSGTGRGGISFEDVPASIIAAVEVTKAPTAMTTEGSVGGTINLRTIRPLDLRDPLISFRAQGEYSELSKSITPRISGSFGQKWDVGDGEMGIVVSGNYSKLDSTSFRPRVDRDGGLVENRNATVVRGTSTQLPAARPAAQDFDFVGIQFLNQELENFKYETYNISGSLEWAPSDSLKFYFDGFYNDQTRRQESSRVQGSGVSSLLDFSVPTAFETVDFGTLDGVQLGSIQVASKGTLEATLAADDEDPNLRFSSDTGARLTTNTLFRGGAEFESGRFSARAELSRTDSKTTNPNLSTTVNFINPNGFALTRNQNENPTPFAYDFTGGALTFGINSASPTAPTTAQLLDPANVVLDAVTVGNNKTKNDETAARLDMSLELDDVTGFITSFDWGYRYNKSSTKFDQIRSTFGTGDIRQSPRGTLFADILVPGKSTFGDFDGRELAFRDFLVVDQGLAFSDQAGTLAKLQAALNSTPTGITRLAAGNPLLSDPVSDPGAFFDISETTNAVYGQLNFEFGPVRGNAGLRYVMTNITSLGNQITPGGVALVSTTGKYDELLPRVNLTADLSDQLVARASFGKDINRPDFNDLSTSVNFGTGPNNPVAIGNPGLAPETVTSYDASLSWYFAPAAVISVGVFHKKRKNLFVDQLDPPAVDINGFVDITPPCEGGGIYNPIPDRNVLSNIPGNGLCVGRLTKINDTGSTKQTGVEVAFQYDLSSFEDSIGFASGFGLAANYTYQKFSGGTATNNAAPRGRDIFNAINGIYNDNNFVTYSAVQGLLDFSKHAYNVTAFYEKYGLSARARYTWRSAFRTNDTAGGATLTSTFGFPVVTAARGQLNGSITYDLTDNINIGVEGVNLTKSKIEQYCVNDGALLCFQGLPDRRLTFGASIKF comes from the coding sequence ATGAAACAGGCAGGAATTTCGGCATTTAACAGCAGTTCACGGCGGAGCTTGGCGGCTGTGCTTTTAGCAGGTACGGCGATGACGATGGCGGCAACGCCGGCGTTCGCCCAGGAAGCTGAGGCTGATGCACCTGCGGATGATAACGTAATTATTGTTTCTGGTATTCGCGGTTCCCTTGCAAAGGCGCTCGACGAGAAGCGCAATGCCGATAGCCTCGTCGAAGTGATCCAGGCGGAAGACATTGGTAAGCTGCCCGATCAAAACCTTGCCGAAGTTCTCGAAAACATCACGGGTGTCCAGATCACCAGAACAGCAGGTGTCGGTACTGGCGTTCAGATCCGCGGTACCAATGATAACCGGATTGAAATAAACGGCGTTGGCACAGTGGGATCGGGTACGGGCCGTGGCGGCATCAGCTTTGAAGATGTTCCTGCTTCTATTATCGCGGCTGTCGAAGTCACGAAGGCGCCAACGGCGATGACGACTGAAGGGTCTGTCGGTGGTACCATCAATCTGCGTACCATTCGTCCGCTTGATTTGCGTGATCCTTTAATCTCGTTCCGCGCCCAAGGCGAATATAGTGAACTATCAAAAAGTATCACACCTAGAATTTCCGGTAGCTTCGGGCAAAAATGGGATGTTGGTGACGGTGAAATGGGGATTGTGGTCAGCGGAAACTATTCCAAACTGGATTCAACCTCCTTCCGTCCCCGTGTCGATCGTGATGGTGGCCTTGTTGAAAACAGGAATGCGACAGTGGTCAGAGGCACCAGCACGCAGCTTCCGGCTGCCCGTCCTGCTGCGCAAGACTTCGACTTTGTCGGAATTCAATTCCTCAACCAGGAGCTGGAGAATTTCAAATATGAAACCTATAATATTTCCGGGTCGCTGGAATGGGCTCCAAGCGACAGCCTTAAATTCTATTTTGACGGTTTTTATAACGACCAGACGCGTCGCCAAGAGAGTTCGCGGGTTCAGGGGTCGGGTGTAAGTAGTCTTCTGGACTTTAGCGTTCCCACCGCTTTCGAAACCGTAGATTTTGGCACATTGGACGGTGTGCAGCTGGGCAGTATTCAGGTCGCATCAAAAGGTACGCTTGAAGCGACTCTGGCTGCCGATGATGAAGACCCTAACCTGCGCTTTTCAAGCGATACAGGTGCGCGTCTCACGACCAACACGCTCTTCAGAGGCGGCGCGGAATTTGAAAGCGGTCGCTTTTCGGCTCGTGCAGAACTGTCAAGAACAGATTCCAAGACGACCAATCCCAATTTGAGCACCACGGTGAACTTTATCAATCCCAACGGATTTGCTCTCACGCGCAATCAGAACGAAAATCCCACGCCGTTTGCATATGATTTTACCGGTGGAGCGCTGACGTTCGGTATCAATTCTGCTTCACCAACCGCGCCAACAACCGCTCAATTGCTTGATCCGGCCAATGTCGTTCTGGATGCCGTAACTGTAGGCAACAACAAAACCAAGAATGATGAAACCGCTGCGCGCCTTGATATGTCGCTCGAACTTGACGATGTGACCGGATTTATCACCTCGTTTGATTGGGGTTATCGTTACAACAAATCGTCAACTAAATTTGACCAAATCCGGTCGACATTCGGTACGGGCGATATCAGACAGAGCCCGCGTGGTACACTGTTCGCGGATATTCTCGTTCCCGGCAAATCCACCTTTGGCGATTTCGATGGTAGAGAGCTGGCTTTCCGTGACTTTCTTGTCGTAGATCAGGGTCTTGCTTTCTCTGATCAGGCGGGCACATTAGCCAAGTTGCAAGCCGCCCTTAATTCAACTCCTACCGGAATAACCCGTCTCGCAGCAGGCAATCCCTTGTTGAGTGATCCGGTTTCGGATCCCGGTGCATTCTTCGACATCAGCGAAACAACGAATGCTGTGTACGGGCAATTGAATTTTGAATTCGGACCCGTCCGCGGTAACGCTGGTTTGCGGTATGTGATGACGAATATCACTTCATTGGGAAACCAAATTACACCCGGTGGCGTGGCTCTGGTTAGCACGACTGGCAAATATGATGAACTGTTGCCACGTGTCAATTTGACCGCAGATTTGAGCGATCAACTGGTTGCCCGCGCAAGCTTCGGTAAAGATATAAACCGTCCGGACTTTAACGACCTATCTACCTCTGTTAATTTTGGTACCGGTCCGAATAACCCGGTGGCAATTGGTAATCCAGGTTTGGCACCTGAAACCGTAACATCTTATGATGCTTCGCTTTCATGGTATTTCGCGCCAGCGGCGGTAATCAGCGTCGGTGTGTTCCACAAGAAACGTAAAAACCTGTTTGTCGATCAGCTGGATCCGCCAGCAGTTGATATTAACGGATTTGTCGACATCACACCTCCTTGTGAAGGTGGCGGTATCTATAACCCGATTCCTGATCGCAACGTTCTGTCGAATATCCCGGGCAACGGGCTGTGTGTCGGAAGGTTGACCAAAATAAACGACACCGGAAGCACAAAGCAAACAGGCGTTGAAGTTGCATTTCAGTATGATCTTTCCAGTTTCGAGGATAGCATCGGGTTTGCATCAGGATTTGGTCTTGCAGCAAACTATACCTACCAGAAATTCAGTGGAGGTACTGCGACCAATAATGCTGCGCCTCGCGGAAGAGATATTTTCAACGCGATTAACGGCATTTATAATGACAATAATTTTGTCACCTATTCTGCGGTGCAGGGTCTTCTCGACTTCTCGAAACATGCTTACAACGTCACCGCATTCTATGAGAAATATGGCCTGTCGGCACGGGCGCGCTACACATGGCGTAGCGCATTCCGGACAAACGATACCGCCGGTGGTGCCACGCTTACGAGTACCTTTGGTTTCCCGGTCGTTACCGCGGCCAGAGGGCAGCTGAATGGCAGCATCACCTATGATCTCACGGATAATATCAACATTGGCGTTGAGGGTGTGAACCTCACCAAATCCAAGATTGAGCAATATTGTGTCAATGATGGTGCATTGCTCTGCTTCCAGGGACTGCCAGACCGCAGACTGACATTTGGTGCAAGCATCAAATTCTAG
- a CDS encoding FadR/GntR family transcriptional regulator encodes MSEKRLFHSVAEQITDLIREGVFPAGARLPGERELAERFGVSRVTIREAEIALQAIGRIEIKTGSGVYVCESQPEDESQLPDVSAFELTEARSLFEAEAAALAAQNISDEGIAKLGKFIKAMGSSDEDVSTEADQQFHITIAEASGNAAIVHTIKTLWRMREELPDVKAAYESICELDTSTRTNEHQEIYNALAARNPLAARQAMHSHFRRLIEAMLDATEKRAMEEVQQRANESRERFLTSAKIG; translated from the coding sequence ATGAGCGAAAAGCGACTTTTCCACAGTGTTGCAGAACAGATAACCGATCTTATTAGAGAAGGCGTGTTCCCAGCCGGTGCACGGCTTCCCGGCGAACGGGAATTGGCAGAACGATTTGGGGTCAGCCGGGTCACAATCCGCGAAGCCGAAATCGCGCTTCAGGCGATCGGCCGGATTGAGATTAAAACGGGTTCCGGTGTCTATGTTTGTGAGAGTCAACCTGAAGACGAAAGTCAATTGCCAGATGTCAGCGCTTTTGAGCTGACCGAAGCAAGATCGCTGTTTGAAGCCGAGGCAGCAGCGCTGGCTGCGCAGAATATTTCCGATGAGGGCATTGCCAAATTGGGAAAGTTTATCAAGGCAATGGGTTCCAGCGACGAGGATGTTTCGACGGAAGCCGATCAGCAATTTCATATTACTATTGCTGAGGCTTCCGGTAATGCTGCGATCGTTCATACGATCAAAACGCTCTGGAGGATGCGCGAGGAGCTTCCCGACGTAAAGGCAGCTTACGAATCCATTTGTGAACTGGATACCAGCACCAGAACCAACGAGCATCAGGAAATTTACAATGCTCTTGCGGCACGCAACCCCTTGGCAGCGAGGCAAGCAATGCATAGTCATTTTCGTCGCCTGATTGAGGCGATGCTTGATGCAACGGAAAAGCGGGCAATGGAAGAAGTTCAGCAACGTGCCAATGAGAGCCGAGAGCGCTTTTTGACGTCTGCCAAGATCGGCTAA
- a CDS encoding polysaccharide lyase 6 family protein → MAVPAHAEQYLVKNQAEYNDAAKKLVAGDVVTLANGEWQDFEIKISGKGTKAKPIILTSQDPGKVLLTGQSNLRIGGEYILVSGLVFKNGYSPTGEVISFRRSKDDLARNSRVTEVVIDHFSKPDRYDDDYWVAMYGKNNRFDHNHLVGKTNKGVTFAVRLDSKESQENGHRIDHNYFGPRPVLGSNGGETLRIGTSHYSMFNSNTLVENNYFDRCDGEVEIISSKSGNNIYRGNVFDQSRGALVFRHGDGTLVENNVFLGRGKAHTGGIRVINRNQTVRNNYMEGLDGTGFVSALTVMNGVPNSPVNRYVQVDGAVIENNTIIDSKRITLGAGADEERSAAPVNSRLSNNILGGSSEGNLVDIDADISGIKFTNNILVKGKAAQPIAGIKRQAVAMTRGENGLVYPEDPALAKMGASRDLKPVTLDQVGVSWYPKPKNDDPFGGGKTVEVSPGEDSLTEAFVAAKNGDTLSLASGHYIVNRVMALDKAITLQGPAKQTGASIVSISFARPNLFEIKEGGNLKLSNLKIIGDLAPDSVGNSVIRTTSYPIQSNFEIRLEDVTVTNLSVNKSFNVISLGKSSMADRVTIKDSIFDKISGSIIQAAAETEDYGQYNADYVDISDTTFRNIDSAIANIYRGGRDESTFGPHFTMRDSTVENVGKSANNSSGASIVLHGVQYNDITDNRFIDSAPLKIIQTVGTPETKVADNKFENTPAPVVEELNYQGASRVDLSDNIFSNAVSK, encoded by the coding sequence GTGGCGGTTCCCGCTCATGCCGAGCAATATCTCGTCAAAAACCAGGCCGAATATAACGACGCAGCCAAAAAGCTAGTGGCCGGTGATGTTGTCACTTTGGCCAATGGCGAATGGCAGGATTTTGAAATTAAAATATCAGGCAAGGGCACCAAGGCCAAGCCGATTATCCTGACCTCCCAAGACCCCGGCAAAGTATTGCTGACCGGTCAATCAAACCTCCGCATTGGCGGCGAATATATATTGGTTTCCGGTCTGGTTTTCAAAAATGGTTATAGCCCGACCGGTGAAGTCATTTCGTTCCGCCGTTCAAAAGATGATCTAGCACGGAACAGCCGTGTAACCGAAGTGGTGATTGACCATTTTAGCAAACCTGACCGCTATGATGACGATTACTGGGTTGCCATGTACGGCAAGAATAACCGGTTTGATCATAATCATCTGGTTGGCAAAACCAATAAGGGCGTGACCTTCGCTGTCCGGCTCGACAGCAAAGAAAGCCAGGAAAATGGCCATCGCATCGACCATAATTATTTTGGACCTCGCCCGGTGCTTGGTTCGAATGGAGGTGAGACGCTACGGATCGGGACCAGCCATTATTCGATGTTCAATTCAAACACGCTGGTCGAGAACAATTATTTTGATCGCTGCGATGGAGAGGTGGAAATCATCTCCTCCAAATCAGGCAATAATATCTATCGCGGCAATGTCTTCGATCAGTCACGCGGCGCGCTGGTTTTTCGGCATGGCGATGGCACTCTGGTCGAGAACAATGTTTTTCTGGGCAGAGGCAAGGCGCATACCGGCGGCATCAGGGTGATCAACCGCAACCAGACGGTGCGCAACAATTATATGGAAGGGCTGGACGGAACCGGCTTTGTGAGCGCGTTGACCGTGATGAACGGCGTACCCAATTCGCCGGTTAATCGCTATGTGCAGGTTGATGGCGCGGTGATTGAAAATAATACGATTATCGACAGCAAGCGAATTACTTTGGGAGCAGGCGCGGATGAAGAGCGTTCCGCTGCGCCGGTCAACAGTCGGCTGTCCAACAACATATTGGGCGGCTCGTCAGAAGGCAATTTGGTAGACATTGATGCCGATATTTCGGGCATCAAATTTACCAATAACATATTGGTCAAGGGCAAGGCGGCACAGCCAATCGCAGGAATTAAGCGGCAGGCTGTTGCCATGACGCGCGGTGAGAATGGCCTAGTTTATCCCGAAGATCCCGCACTGGCAAAAATGGGCGCATCGCGTGACCTGAAACCGGTCACGCTCGATCAGGTCGGCGTCTCTTGGTATCCCAAGCCAAAAAATGATGATCCCTTTGGTGGCGGCAAAACTGTCGAAGTGTCGCCCGGTGAAGATAGCCTGACCGAAGCATTTGTTGCTGCGAAAAATGGCGACACATTGTCGCTCGCATCCGGTCATTATATCGTCAATAGAGTAATGGCCCTCGATAAAGCCATCACGCTTCAAGGCCCCGCAAAGCAAACCGGAGCGTCGATTGTTTCGATCAGTTTTGCACGGCCCAATCTGTTCGAGATAAAAGAAGGTGGCAATCTCAAGCTTTCCAATCTCAAAATAATCGGCGATTTAGCCCCGGACTCGGTTGGTAATTCGGTGATCCGGACGACCAGCTATCCGATCCAGTCAAACTTTGAAATCCGGCTGGAAGACGTGACTGTTACCAATCTGTCCGTGAACAAGTCCTTCAATGTCATAAGCTTGGGCAAAAGTTCGATGGCGGACCGCGTAACGATCAAGGATAGTATATTTGACAAGATTTCGGGATCAATCATTCAGGCGGCAGCGGAAACCGAAGATTACGGCCAGTATAATGCCGATTATGTCGACATCTCGGACACGACATTCCGCAACATCGACAGCGCAATTGCCAATATCTATCGCGGTGGGCGGGATGAAAGCACTTTTGGTCCACATTTCACGATGCGGGATTCCACAGTCGAAAATGTCGGCAAGAGCGCGAACAACAGTTCTGGAGCATCAATCGTGCTGCACGGCGTTCAGTATAATGACATCACGGATAACCGTTTCATCGACTCGGCTCCGCTGAAAATCATCCAGACGGTCGGCACGCCGGAAACCAAAGTGGCAGACAATAAGTTTGAAAATACGCCCGCTCCGGTCGTCGAGGAACTGAACTATCAAGGGGCGTCCCGTGTCGATTTGTCCGACAATATTTTTTCCAATGCGGTGTCGAAATGA
- a CDS encoding alginate lyase family protein: MAPLFAQEVERSRKFLALMMDAGVVVPVPKDPGGGYTHEQHKQNYTAIYQGGQLYKLTGEQKYADYVRDVLLAYAEIYPTLGEHPARKDSQGSGRLFWQVLNDAMWMVDSIQGYEAIRDSLSEVDRKNIDDNLFRKAAEFLSTGSAVTFSKIHNHATWATAGVGMTGYVLGEKELVDIALLGLDKNGETGFLRQSELLFSPDGYYTEGPYYQRFALKPFVVFAGAIENNDPARKIFEHRDGILLKALRTTIQLTYDGYFFPFNDAIRDKSLKTDELYHGVAVAYSKTRDPGLLSIAQWQGRTVLTDAGKLVANDLAAGKAKPFPFQSMLLSDGREGDQGAVAVLRNGDSTSGQALIAKNSSQGMGHGHFDKLSWQYYDNGHEIVSDYGAARFLNIEAKHGGRYLPENETWGKQTIAHNTLVVDGKSHFDGDAEAADKLAPEQLHFSDKAGSQISTAKMTGAYPGVDFTRTLALLELDGLNHPLVADVMRVNGQGSHQYDMPLHYNGHIMRVGFDLKSNVESRPVLGSDNGYQHIWVDATANPESADKAFVTWINDDRFYTSRWIPQAGSEAILAESGANDPEFNLRREQMIVQRVKAAGGSVFASVLEAHGRYDGAAERTTDSDSQIKSIQHTRDGDVDLLLIETLTGEKSVLAISYDQDETKKHNAMINGTKVNWTGFADHIRLGGGSQ, translated from the coding sequence ATGGCGCCACTATTCGCACAAGAAGTCGAGCGCTCCAGAAAATTCTTGGCGCTGATGATGGATGCCGGCGTTGTCGTGCCAGTCCCAAAAGATCCAGGCGGCGGTTACACCCACGAACAGCATAAGCAAAATTACACGGCCATCTATCAGGGTGGACAGCTTTACAAGCTAACCGGCGAACAGAAATATGCCGACTATGTACGTGATGTTTTGCTTGCTTATGCTGAAATCTATCCAACATTAGGCGAGCATCCTGCTCGCAAAGATAGTCAGGGTTCGGGGCGGCTTTTCTGGCAGGTGCTGAACGACGCGATGTGGATGGTAGATAGCATTCAGGGATATGAAGCTATTCGCGATAGCCTCTCTGAAGTTGACCGCAAAAATATCGACGATAATCTGTTCCGCAAGGCGGCAGAGTTTCTCTCTACTGGCTCGGCAGTGACATTTAGCAAAATTCACAACCATGCGACATGGGCGACGGCTGGCGTTGGCATGACAGGCTATGTTTTGGGTGAAAAGGAACTGGTCGATATCGCTCTGCTTGGACTCGACAAAAACGGAGAGACCGGGTTTTTACGCCAAAGCGAACTGCTCTTTTCGCCCGATGGCTATTATACCGAAGGCCCCTATTATCAGCGGTTTGCGCTAAAGCCCTTTGTGGTTTTTGCGGGTGCGATTGAAAATAACGATCCGGCCCGCAAGATTTTCGAGCATCGCGACGGCATTTTGCTCAAGGCGCTGCGCACCACTATCCAGCTGACCTATGACGGGTATTTTTTCCCGTTTAACGATGCGATCCGGGATAAAAGTCTGAAAACCGACGAACTGTATCACGGCGTCGCGGTTGCCTATAGCAAGACACGGGACCCCGGATTGCTGTCTATCGCGCAATGGCAAGGACGCACGGTGCTGACTGATGCTGGCAAGCTGGTTGCGAATGATCTGGCCGCCGGCAAGGCGAAACCATTTCCTTTCCAATCCATGTTGCTCAGTGATGGCCGCGAAGGCGATCAGGGTGCAGTCGCAGTCCTGCGCAATGGTGATAGCACAAGCGGGCAGGCGCTGATTGCCAAGAATAGCTCGCAGGGCATGGGGCATGGCCATTTCGATAAGTTAAGCTGGCAATATTATGACAATGGCCATGAAATTGTCAGCGACTATGGCGCGGCGCGGTTTTTGAATATCGAGGCCAAGCACGGCGGTCGTTATCTCCCCGAAAACGAGACTTGGGGTAAACAGACGATCGCGCATAATACGCTCGTAGTTGATGGGAAAAGCCACTTTGATGGTGATGCCGAAGCAGCAGATAAATTAGCGCCCGAGCAGTTACATTTTTCTGACAAGGCGGGGAGCCAGATCAGTACTGCGAAAATGACCGGTGCTTATCCCGGAGTAGATTTTACCCGCACCCTGGCGCTGCTTGAGCTGGATGGGTTGAACCATCCGTTGGTTGCAGACGTAATGCGGGTGAATGGCCAGGGAAGCCATCAATATGACATGCCGCTTCACTATAACGGCCATATCATGCGGGTAGGATTTGATCTGAAGTCCAATGTTGAAAGTCGGCCAGTGCTGGGCAGCGACAATGGTTATCAGCACATCTGGGTCGATGCCACAGCCAATCCTGAAAGCGCCGACAAGGCCTTTGTTACATGGATCAACGATGATCGGTTCTATACGTCGCGCTGGATTCCGCAGGCGGGCAGCGAAGCGATATTGGCCGAAAGTGGTGCCAATGATCCCGAGTTCAATCTCCGCCGCGAGCAAATGATTGTCCAGCGGGTCAAGGCAGCGGGAGGTTCAGTCTTTGCAAGTGTGCTGGAGGCCCATGGCCGTTATGATGGCGCAGCGGAGCGGACGACGGATAGTGACAGCCAGATTAAGTCCATTCAACATACGCGCGATGGCGACGTGGATCTGCTGCTAATCGAAACACTGACGGGCGAAAAATCGGTGCTCGCGATTTCCTATGATCAGGATGAGACCAAAAAACATAATGCCATGATAAATGGCACGAAAGTCAACTGGACAGGCTTCGCAGATCACATCCGGTTGGGTGGAGGTTCCCAATGA
- a CDS encoding cupin domain-containing protein, with amino-acid sequence MSDTLTQTHRSETFVHASEAPVEDLEPGIKRQILTYGPNLMLCRLWFDSGVAGTVHQHPHSQISYIESGRFRAMTGGKEQELVAGDSVAITPDTDHGITCIEAGSLLDIFNPVREDFLGGGN; translated from the coding sequence ATGAGCGATACCTTAACGCAGACACATCGAAGCGAAACATTTGTCCATGCGTCCGAAGCGCCGGTCGAAGACCTTGAACCGGGAATCAAACGACAGATTTTGACTTATGGTCCCAATCTGATGCTCTGCCGACTATGGTTTGATTCTGGCGTCGCTGGCACCGTTCACCAGCATCCGCATAGCCAGATCAGCTATATTGAATCCGGCCGGTTTCGCGCGATGACGGGCGGAAAGGAACAGGAGCTGGTGGCTGGCGACAGCGTCGCAATCACGCCCGATACCGATCATGGAATTACATGCATAGAAGCAGGGTCGCTGCTCGACATTTTCAATCCCGTCAGGGAAGATTTTCTCGGAGGGGGGAACTGA
- a CDS encoding MFS transporter — protein MKTNGLRWWVVGLVALATIINYIDRQTINVLWPAHIAPDLFPEMDADGHKYILGIVSTVFIFAYAAGQAIFGKIFDWIGTRLGFVLSIGVWSLATAAHAFAQGVLSFSFFRAVLGVAEAGNWPGATKANAEWFPTKERALAQGIFNSGAAIGGIISIPLIGYMALYLDWKIIFILVGVVGLLWLVPWMVIVKGPPETHDWLSDEEREYILTGQKTEDVGGEDDDGYNPSTGELLSRKESWGVIIASAAIDPIWWLFIVWIPTYLFEVHNFNVKDLVASGWLPYVGAMFGAWFGGILAQNRLSAGWTVNKTRKFTITLGCLIMLPALLALSVASTPWLALGLMFTILFGFQTAIGNVQTLPSDLYGKRTVGTLSGISGMAAKLTAAALTFLVPIMTAGANYFSVFVLGAFLALTAIASVWILCGEIKPLKPKTT, from the coding sequence ATGAAAACAAATGGATTACGATGGTGGGTTGTTGGGCTTGTCGCGCTGGCGACAATTATCAATTATATTGACCGGCAAACGATCAATGTTTTGTGGCCCGCACATATCGCCCCGGATCTCTTTCCGGAAATGGATGCAGATGGCCACAAATATATTCTCGGCATTGTCTCCACTGTTTTCATTTTTGCCTATGCGGCTGGTCAAGCGATCTTCGGGAAAATTTTTGACTGGATCGGAACGCGGTTGGGTTTCGTATTGTCGATCGGGGTCTGGTCTTTAGCGACTGCTGCGCATGCTTTTGCGCAAGGCGTCCTCAGTTTCAGTTTCTTCCGCGCTGTTCTTGGTGTTGCAGAGGCAGGTAACTGGCCCGGCGCAACAAAGGCGAACGCAGAATGGTTCCCGACAAAGGAACGCGCGCTGGCGCAGGGGATATTTAATTCCGGCGCAGCCATTGGTGGAATTATCTCGATTCCATTGATCGGCTATATGGCGCTCTATCTGGATTGGAAGATTATCTTCATTCTTGTTGGTGTTGTCGGACTGCTCTGGCTTGTGCCCTGGATGGTCATCGTAAAAGGACCGCCCGAGACTCACGACTGGCTGTCGGATGAAGAGCGTGAGTATATTCTTACCGGACAAAAAACTGAGGATGTCGGTGGTGAAGATGATGATGGGTATAATCCGTCAACCGGCGAACTTCTTTCGCGTAAAGAAAGCTGGGGTGTTATCATAGCATCTGCCGCGATCGATCCGATCTGGTGGTTGTTCATTGTCTGGATCCCGACATATTTGTTCGAAGTCCATAATTTCAACGTCAAAGATTTGGTCGCATCTGGATGGCTGCCATATGTTGGCGCAATGTTTGGCGCATGGTTTGGCGGCATATTGGCGCAAAATCGGCTGAGTGCCGGATGGACTGTTAACAAGACACGTAAATTCACGATCACGCTGGGCTGTCTGATCATGCTGCCTGCTTTGTTGGCTCTGTCGGTGGCGTCCACCCCGTGGCTGGCTTTGGGGCTGATGTTCACGATCCTGTTTGGCTTCCAGACTGCTATCGGGAATGTACAAACGCTCCCAAGTGACCTCTATGGCAAACGGACTGTCGGCACATTATCGGGTATTTCCGGGATGGCGGCAAAGCTCACGGCGGCGGCATTAACGTTTCTTGTCCCGATCATGACGGCCGGAGCCAATTACTTCTCCGTTTTTGTCCTTGGTGCATTTCTGGCGCTCACTGCGATTGCCAGTGTTTGGATATTATGCGGCGAGATCAAGCCTCTCAAACCCAAAACAACTTAA
- a CDS encoding SDR family NAD(P)-dependent oxidoreductase, with product MTKLKDKVAIVTGGSRDIGRAVSVKLAAEGAKVVVNYHSNKEQADETLAEIEAAGGTAISVKGDMTKADDVAALVAASQAAYGDQIDVLVNVVGGMVERKGLADMDAEFFEWVMRLNVTSCFLATQAVVPHMKEGASIINFASLAGRDGGGPGAAAYATSKGAVMTFTRAMAKDLGPKGIRCNSLCPGMIATSFHDTFTADAVRENVANSTPLRRQGRAEETADATAYLASDESSFITGTNIDINGGLFFS from the coding sequence ATGACTAAACTGAAAGACAAGGTAGCAATCGTAACCGGCGGCAGCCGCGATATTGGTCGGGCCGTTTCTGTAAAACTGGCTGCCGAAGGCGCCAAGGTTGTGGTCAACTATCACAGCAACAAGGAACAGGCTGATGAAACGCTGGCCGAAATCGAAGCTGCTGGCGGGACTGCGATTTCTGTCAAAGGGGATATGACGAAGGCCGATGACGTGGCTGCTCTGGTTGCCGCATCACAAGCCGCCTATGGCGATCAGATTGACGTTCTGGTTAATGTCGTAGGTGGTATGGTTGAACGCAAAGGTCTTGCCGATATGGACGCCGAGTTTTTTGAATGGGTTATGCGCCTCAACGTAACATCCTGCTTTCTTGCCACTCAGGCGGTTGTTCCGCACATGAAGGAAGGCGCATCGATCATCAACTTCGCCTCGCTAGCTGGCCGAGATGGCGGTGGTCCCGGTGCCGCAGCTTACGCAACATCCAAAGGTGCTGTGATGACTTTCACGCGCGCCATGGCAAAAGATCTGGGGCCCAAGGGCATCCGCTGTAATTCGCTTTGCCCCGGCATGATCGCGACGTCGTTCCACGATACATTCACTGCTGACGCCGTGCGTGAAAATGTTGCCAACTCGACACCACTCCGTCGTCAGGGCCGCGCGGAAGAAACCGCCGACGCGACGGCTTATCTGGCATCGGATGAATCATCCTTTATCACTGGAACAAATATTGACATTAATGGGGGTCTGTTCTTCTCTTGA